One genomic window of Daphnia pulex isolate KAP4 chromosome 10, ASM2113471v1 includes the following:
- the LOC124206061 gene encoding F-box/LRR-repeat protein 14-like — MEATELYAPNYHRKQLKVHDNSSVGAACPDQTTTTTEEEDELLLLQQQQDDRTHISRLYPEILAIIFGMLEVRDRGRAAQVCQTWKEAAYHRSVWRSCEPKLHLRRANPSLFPSLVRRGIRRVQILSLRRSLRDVTQGLPNIESLDLSGCFNVTDIGIAHALTADVPTLKRLNLSLCKQITDSSLSKLAQYCRQLQELDLGGCCNVTNAGLLLIAWGLKSLKSLNLRSCWHVSDLGIASLAGLGSDAEGNLALEHLGLQDCQKLTDDALMHVSTGLKQLKSINLSFCLSISDSGLKYLAKMPSLAELNLRSCDNISDVGMAYLAEGGSRITSLDVSFCDRIDDQAVVHVAQGLVHLKQLSLSACHVSDEGLIRVALSLLDLQTLNIGQCSRITDRSIQAVADHLRKLRCIDLYGCTKITTSGLEKIMKLPELSVLNLGLWHIR, encoded by the exons atggaggCGACAGAGTTGTACGCCCCAAACTATCACCGAAAACAGTTGAAAGTGCACGACAACAGCAGTGTGGGAGCAGCCTGTCCCGATcaaacgacgacaacaaccgaggaagaagacgagttgttgttgctgcaacaacaacaagatgaCAGGACCCACATCAGTCGGCTCTACCCAGAGATCCTGGCCATCATTTTCGGCATGTTGGAAGTGAGGGATCGCGGGCGGGCGGCCCAGGTTTGCCAGACGTGGAAGGAGGCGGCCTATCACCGCTCGGTTTGGCGATCCTGCGAGCCGAAATTGCATTTGAGACGGGCCAATCCGTCACTGTTTCCCAGTCTGGTCCGCCGGGGCATCCGCCGAGTGCAGATCCTCTCGCTGAGGAGGAGCCTCAGGGACGTGACGCAGGGACTGCCCAACATCGAGTCCCTGGACTTGAGCGGCTGCTTCAACGTCACAGACATTGGCATCGCTCACGCCTTGACGGCCGACGTGCCCACCCTGAAACGGCTCAATTTGAGTCTCTGCAAGCAGATCACCGACTCGAGTCTCAGCAAATTGGCCCAGTACTGCCGACAGCTCCAGGAGCTCGACCTGGGCGGATGTTGCAATGTCACCAATGCGGGTCTTTTGCTCATCGCCTGGGGTCTCAAATCCCTCAAGAGCCTCAACTTGAGATCCTGCTGGCACGTTTCCGATCTCGGCATCGCCAGTCTGGCCGGACTCGGCTCAGACGCTGAAGGCAATTTGGCCCTCGAACACCTCGGACTTCAG GATTGTCAGAAATTGACTGATGATGCGTTAATGCACGTCTCGACTGGTCTGAAACAACTCAAATCCATCAACTTGAGTTTCTGCCTGTCCATCAGCGACAGCGGGCTCAAGTATTTGGCCAAAATGCCGTCACTGGCCGAGTTGAACCTACGATCCTGCGACAACATTTCCGACGTCGGAATGGCCTACCTGGCCGAAGGAGGATCGAGGATCACATCCCTGGACGTTTCGTTCTGCGACAGGATCGACGACCAGGCCGTCGTTCATGTAGCCCAGGGACTGGTCCATTTAAAGCAATTATCTTTGAGCGCCTGTCACGTTTCGGATGAGGGTCTCATCCGGGTGGCCCTGTCACTCCTCGACCTCCAGACGCTCAACATTGGCCAGTGCAGCCGCATTACGGATCGGTCCATCCAGGCCGTCGCCGATCATTTACGCAAATTGCGATGCATAG ATCTCTACGGGTGCACGAAAATCACCACTTCCGGATtggaaaaaatcatgaaaCTTCCAGAGCTCAGCGTCCTCAACCTCGGACTGTGGCACATTCGATGA
- the LOC124204288 gene encoding protein c-ets-1-A-like isoform X1, giving the protein MLVYPHSPSDSMAQLVPCSSTFPQPLMQQPLNSGAASINHQATTTTTLADFNNTHQIHQQQNSTSFLEVPYATAGGQTVPSSPTFSTWNYSPPSYWSDNNYNRSPPLVIKSEPVGCHQVDETVADSSLEELLDDYTFDYYSSDIQESLETASSAISHQQHISKPIIIKQEEASSQGHALLRQCLRPAADDYQQRCHLQFLNQIGSAIAALPQQQQHQQQQEMLSIKTEKSSPASGNGNSGGGSYWPNGNPNTAQGLASVLSLVMEQVNEEVRSTCEILGVSPNPSQWSVDDVRAWLLWTSRQCALGPFPLERFHMEGAVLVALTEEEFRSRAPQGGDTLYAKLDIWRSAWNQRSAAAAAAAKAAATPSTPMGVPTIQVDEPCADMSDLLACWINTTQDLQQPQQCSSGNNNMLSVGQHLLAVPSPASTSSQRGALSPYSDHTHSGSEDMASEMEEIEDEEDDEERAGSSASCRTGQATAPAPSPNGSHIHLWQFLKELLSQPTVHGSAIRWLDRQRGVFKIEDSVRVAKLWGKRKNRPAMNYDKLSRSIRQYYRKGIMKKTERSQRLVYQFCQPYAL; this is encoded by the exons ATGCTCGTCTATCCTCACAGCCCATCAGATTCG ATGGCTCAGTTGGTGCCTTGCAGCTCCACTTTCCCGCAGCCTCTGATGCAGCAGCCGCTCAATTCCGGTGCCGCCAGCATCAACCATCAGgcaacgacgacaacaacattgGCGGATTTTAACAACACTCACCAGatccatcaacaacaaaattccaCTTCGTTCCTGGAAGTGCCTTACGCTACGGCCGGCGGTCAGACGGTGCCTTCGTCGCCGACATTCTCGACGTGGAATTACTCGCCTCCGTCGTACTGGTCGGATAATAATTACAACCGGTCACCGCCTCTGGTCATCAAGAGCGAGCCGGTCGGATGCCACCAGGTGGACGAAACGGTGGCCGATTCGTCGCTGGAGGAATTGCTCGACGACTACACGTTCGATTACTACAGCAGCGACATCCAGGAGAGTCTGGAGACGGCCAGCAGCGCCATCAGCCATCAGCAGCACATCAGTaagcccatcatcatcaagcaGGAAGAGGCCAGCAGCCAAGGTCACGCCCTGTTGCGCCAGTGCCTCCGCCCGGCCGCCGACGATTACCAGCAGCGCTGCCATTTGCAATTCCTCAATCAGATCGGATCGGCCATCGCAGCTctgccacaacaacaacaacatcaacaacaacaggagatGTTGAGCATCAAAACGGAGAAATCTTCTCCGGCCAGCGGCAACGGCAACAGTGGCGGCGGCAGCTATTGGCCCAACGGCAATCCCAACACGGCCCAGGGATTGGCTTCTGTTCTCAGTCTGGTCATGGAACAGGTCAACGAGGAAGTCCGTTCCACCTGCGAGATCCTCGGCGTTTCTCCCa aTCCGAGCCAGTGGTCGGTGGATGATGTCAGAGCTTGGCTGTTGTGGACGTCTAGACAGTGCGCCTTGGGCCCTTTCCCGCTGGAACGTTTCCACATGGAAGGAGCCGTGCTGGTGGCATTGACGGAGGAAGAATTCCGTTCCAGAGCGCCACAAGGTGGAGACACTCTCTACGCCAAATTGGACATTTGGCGCTCGGCTTGGAACCAGCgatcggcggcggcggctgcggcggccAAAGCGGCCGCCACCCCATCGACCCCCATGGGCGTGCCAACAATCCAGGTGGACGAACCCTGTGCGGATATGAGCGACCTGCTGGCGTGCTGGATCAACACCACGCAGGATCTCCAACAACCGCAGCAATGCTCttccggcaacaacaacatgctCTCGGTCGGACAGCACCTGCTGGCCGTTCCCAGTCCAGCATCGACCTCATCTCAACGCGGAGCCCTTTCTCCCTATTCGGATCACACGCATTCCGGCTCGGAAGACATGGCCTCTGAAA TGGAGGAAATTGAAGACGAGGAAGACGACGAGGAACGGGCAGGATCATCGGCTTCGTGCCGGACGGGACAAGCCACTGCGCCAGCGCCATCTCCCAACGGTTCGCACATTCACCTGTGGCAGTTTCTAAAAGAATTGCTGTCGCAGCCGACCGTTCACGGCTCAGCCATTCGCTGGCTGGACCGACAGAGGGGCGTGTTCAAAATCGAGGACAGCGTTCGGGTTGCCAAATTGTGGGGCAAGCGTAAAAACCGGCCGGCCATGAACTACGACAAGCTCAGCCGCTCCATCCGCCAATACTATCGTAAAGGCATCATGAAAAAGACGGAGCGGTCGCAGAGACTCGTCTACCAGTTCTGCCAGCCTTACGctctctaa
- the LOC124204288 gene encoding protein c-ets-1-A-like isoform X2, which translates to MLVYPHSPSDSLVPCSSTFPQPLMQQPLNSGAASINHQATTTTTLADFNNTHQIHQQQNSTSFLEVPYATAGGQTVPSSPTFSTWNYSPPSYWSDNNYNRSPPLVIKSEPVGCHQVDETVADSSLEELLDDYTFDYYSSDIQESLETASSAISHQQHISKPIIIKQEEASSQGHALLRQCLRPAADDYQQRCHLQFLNQIGSAIAALPQQQQHQQQQEMLSIKTEKSSPASGNGNSGGGSYWPNGNPNTAQGLASVLSLVMEQVNEEVRSTCEILGVSPNPSQWSVDDVRAWLLWTSRQCALGPFPLERFHMEGAVLVALTEEEFRSRAPQGGDTLYAKLDIWRSAWNQRSAAAAAAAKAAATPSTPMGVPTIQVDEPCADMSDLLACWINTTQDLQQPQQCSSGNNNMLSVGQHLLAVPSPASTSSQRGALSPYSDHTHSGSEDMASEMEEIEDEEDDEERAGSSASCRTGQATAPAPSPNGSHIHLWQFLKELLSQPTVHGSAIRWLDRQRGVFKIEDSVRVAKLWGKRKNRPAMNYDKLSRSIRQYYRKGIMKKTERSQRLVYQFCQPYAL; encoded by the exons ATGCTCGTCTATCCTCACAGCCCATCAGATTCG TTGGTGCCTTGCAGCTCCACTTTCCCGCAGCCTCTGATGCAGCAGCCGCTCAATTCCGGTGCCGCCAGCATCAACCATCAGgcaacgacgacaacaacattgGCGGATTTTAACAACACTCACCAGatccatcaacaacaaaattccaCTTCGTTCCTGGAAGTGCCTTACGCTACGGCCGGCGGTCAGACGGTGCCTTCGTCGCCGACATTCTCGACGTGGAATTACTCGCCTCCGTCGTACTGGTCGGATAATAATTACAACCGGTCACCGCCTCTGGTCATCAAGAGCGAGCCGGTCGGATGCCACCAGGTGGACGAAACGGTGGCCGATTCGTCGCTGGAGGAATTGCTCGACGACTACACGTTCGATTACTACAGCAGCGACATCCAGGAGAGTCTGGAGACGGCCAGCAGCGCCATCAGCCATCAGCAGCACATCAGTaagcccatcatcatcaagcaGGAAGAGGCCAGCAGCCAAGGTCACGCCCTGTTGCGCCAGTGCCTCCGCCCGGCCGCCGACGATTACCAGCAGCGCTGCCATTTGCAATTCCTCAATCAGATCGGATCGGCCATCGCAGCTctgccacaacaacaacaacatcaacaacaacaggagatGTTGAGCATCAAAACGGAGAAATCTTCTCCGGCCAGCGGCAACGGCAACAGTGGCGGCGGCAGCTATTGGCCCAACGGCAATCCCAACACGGCCCAGGGATTGGCTTCTGTTCTCAGTCTGGTCATGGAACAGGTCAACGAGGAAGTCCGTTCCACCTGCGAGATCCTCGGCGTTTCTCCCa aTCCGAGCCAGTGGTCGGTGGATGATGTCAGAGCTTGGCTGTTGTGGACGTCTAGACAGTGCGCCTTGGGCCCTTTCCCGCTGGAACGTTTCCACATGGAAGGAGCCGTGCTGGTGGCATTGACGGAGGAAGAATTCCGTTCCAGAGCGCCACAAGGTGGAGACACTCTCTACGCCAAATTGGACATTTGGCGCTCGGCTTGGAACCAGCgatcggcggcggcggctgcggcggccAAAGCGGCCGCCACCCCATCGACCCCCATGGGCGTGCCAACAATCCAGGTGGACGAACCCTGTGCGGATATGAGCGACCTGCTGGCGTGCTGGATCAACACCACGCAGGATCTCCAACAACCGCAGCAATGCTCttccggcaacaacaacatgctCTCGGTCGGACAGCACCTGCTGGCCGTTCCCAGTCCAGCATCGACCTCATCTCAACGCGGAGCCCTTTCTCCCTATTCGGATCACACGCATTCCGGCTCGGAAGACATGGCCTCTGAAA TGGAGGAAATTGAAGACGAGGAAGACGACGAGGAACGGGCAGGATCATCGGCTTCGTGCCGGACGGGACAAGCCACTGCGCCAGCGCCATCTCCCAACGGTTCGCACATTCACCTGTGGCAGTTTCTAAAAGAATTGCTGTCGCAGCCGACCGTTCACGGCTCAGCCATTCGCTGGCTGGACCGACAGAGGGGCGTGTTCAAAATCGAGGACAGCGTTCGGGTTGCCAAATTGTGGGGCAAGCGTAAAAACCGGCCGGCCATGAACTACGACAAGCTCAGCCGCTCCATCCGCCAATACTATCGTAAAGGCATCATGAAAAAGACGGAGCGGTCGCAGAGACTCGTCTACCAGTTCTGCCAGCCTTACGctctctaa
- the LOC124204287 gene encoding putative polypeptide N-acetylgalactosaminyltransferase 10 produces the protein MPAITFSRRHHRLAIRILLFCVASGLVLVFVLSKGGDVVNKVDIEGKAAWLKDSIANLPIYQEDTREFWQKTHSSKKIDWHNHKQIEQESKQTGPGEQGLAFYLSPEDEKIKDSLYKVNGFNALVSDRINLNRTLKDIRHPDCKAQNYLEDLPTASIVVPFHNEHFSVLLRTAYSALNRAPANLLEVILVDDASTKEHSKKPLDDYVTQHMPRVRVIHLAERSGLIRARMAGARRAKGDVIIFLDSHSEANVNWLPPLLDPIAEDYRTVVCPFIDVIDFETFAYRAQDEGARGAFDWEFFYKRLPLLPDDLKHPARPFKSPVMAGGLFAISKKFFFELGGYDEGLEIWGGEQYELSFKIWQCGGQMFDAPCSRIGHIYRKYAPFPNSAKGDFVGRNYKRVAEVWMDEYKEYLYKRRPQYRNLEVGDLSSQTEIRERLHCKSFKWFMNHIAFDLPKKYPPIEPPDFASGEIRSKADSTLCVDTQFKKENERFNLEQCVKDGSGRSGEQQFALTWHKDIRPHKRTMCWDVSSLDAQAPVLLWGCHGSQGNQLWRYDPETLQLIHGGNPRCLDCDPGRKELFVATCNSESPTQRWTFERFNQTALLRWNKAGIDEV, from the exons ATGCCCGCCATCACATTTTCGAGAAGACATCATCGCTTGGCCATTCGAATTTTACTCTTCTGTGTGGCATCTGGGCTTGTGTTGGTCTTTGTACTTTCGAAAGGGGGAGATGTTGTCAATAAGGTTGATATCGAAGGTAAAGCTGCCTGGCTCAAAGACTCGATAGCCAACTTGCCCATATATCAGGAGGATACTAGAGAATTTTGGCAG aaAACACATTCctcgaaaaaaattgactgGCACAACCACAAGCAAATTGAACAAGAATCCAAACAGACTG GCCCTGGAGAACAAGGACTGGCCTTCTACCTTTCAcctgaagatgaaaaaatcaaagactCTTTGTACAAGGTCAATGGCTTCAATGCACTTGTCAGTGATAGAATCAATCTCAACCGAACATTGAAAGACATCAGACATCCAGA tTGCAAAGCGCAAAATTATTTAGAAGATCTCCCAACTGCAAGTATTGTCGTACCATTCCATAATGAACACTTTTCAGTATTGCTTCGGACGGCGTACAGCGCATTGAACCGAGCTCCTGCCAATCTTTTGGAAGTCATTTTAGTTGACGACGCATCTACTAAAG AGCACAGTAAAAAACCTTTGGATGACTACGTCACCCAGCACATGCCCAGAGTAAGGGTCATTCATCTGGCCGAAAGATCCGGTCTTATCCGCGCTCGAATGGCAGGAGCTCGTCGCGCAAAAGGCGacgtcatcatttttctcGATTCCCATTCGGAGGCGAATGTCAATTGGCTTCCTCCTTTATTAG ATCCTATTGCTGAAGACTACCGGACGGTCGTCTGCCCTTTTATAGACGTTATCGATTTTGAAACATTCGCCTACAG AGCTCAAGATGAAGGGGCCCGTGGAGCTTTCGactgggaatttttttacaaacgaCTGCCGTTGCTCCCAGATGATTTGAAACATCCTGCACGACCGTTCAAAAGCCCTGTCATGGCTGGCGGACTCTTTGCCATAAgcaagaaattctttttcgaacTGGGCGGTTACGACGAAGGCTTGGAAATTTGGGGCGGCGAACAATACGAACTTTCTTTCAAA ATATGGCAGTGCGGTGGTCAGATGTTTGACGCCCCTTGTTCTAGAATCGGGCACATTTACCGGAAATATGCTCCCTTTCCAAACAGCGCCAAAGGCGATTTCGTTGGCAGG AATTACAAACGCGTGGCCGAAGTCTGGATGGACGAGTACAAAGAATATTTGTACAAGCGTCGTCCCCAATACCGCAACCTAGAAGTCGGTGATTTATCATCCCAGACCGAAATTCGTGAGCGTCTTCATTGCAAG TCATTCAAGTGGTTCATGAACCACATTGCCTTCGATTTGCCCAAGAAATATCCGCCCATCGAACCTCCAGATTTCGCTTCCGGAgag ATTCGAAGCAAAGCCGATTCCACTTTGTGTGTGGACACTcaattcaaaaaggaaaacgagcGCTTTAATTTAGAGCAGTGCGTTAAAGATGGTTCTGGGAGATCAGGTGAAcag CAATTTGCTTTGACGTGGCACAAAGATATTCGACCGCACAAGAGAACCATGTGTTGGGACGTTTCAAGCCTTGATGCTCAGGCGCCCGTTCTACTTTGGGGTTGTCATGGTTCCCAAGGAAATCAACTTTGGCGTTACGATCCG gAAACTCTGCAATTGATTCATGGTGGAAATCCTCGTTGCCTGGATTGTGATCCCGGACGCAAAGAGCTTTTTGTTGCTACTTGTAACAGTGAGTCCCCGACACAGCGCTGGACGTTTGAACGGTTCAACCAAACCGCATTATTGCGCTGGAACAAAGCCGGGATAGATGAagtttaa
- the LOC124204288 gene encoding protein c-ets-1-A-like isoform X3: MQQPLNSGAASINHQATTTTTLADFNNTHQIHQQQNSTSFLEVPYATAGGQTVPSSPTFSTWNYSPPSYWSDNNYNRSPPLVIKSEPVGCHQVDETVADSSLEELLDDYTFDYYSSDIQESLETASSAISHQQHISKPIIIKQEEASSQGHALLRQCLRPAADDYQQRCHLQFLNQIGSAIAALPQQQQHQQQQEMLSIKTEKSSPASGNGNSGGGSYWPNGNPNTAQGLASVLSLVMEQVNEEVRSTCEILGVSPNPSQWSVDDVRAWLLWTSRQCALGPFPLERFHMEGAVLVALTEEEFRSRAPQGGDTLYAKLDIWRSAWNQRSAAAAAAAKAAATPSTPMGVPTIQVDEPCADMSDLLACWINTTQDLQQPQQCSSGNNNMLSVGQHLLAVPSPASTSSQRGALSPYSDHTHSGSEDMASEMEEIEDEEDDEERAGSSASCRTGQATAPAPSPNGSHIHLWQFLKELLSQPTVHGSAIRWLDRQRGVFKIEDSVRVAKLWGKRKNRPAMNYDKLSRSIRQYYRKGIMKKTERSQRLVYQFCQPYAL, from the exons ATGCAGCAGCCGCTCAATTCCGGTGCCGCCAGCATCAACCATCAGgcaacgacgacaacaacattgGCGGATTTTAACAACACTCACCAGatccatcaacaacaaaattccaCTTCGTTCCTGGAAGTGCCTTACGCTACGGCCGGCGGTCAGACGGTGCCTTCGTCGCCGACATTCTCGACGTGGAATTACTCGCCTCCGTCGTACTGGTCGGATAATAATTACAACCGGTCACCGCCTCTGGTCATCAAGAGCGAGCCGGTCGGATGCCACCAGGTGGACGAAACGGTGGCCGATTCGTCGCTGGAGGAATTGCTCGACGACTACACGTTCGATTACTACAGCAGCGACATCCAGGAGAGTCTGGAGACGGCCAGCAGCGCCATCAGCCATCAGCAGCACATCAGTaagcccatcatcatcaagcaGGAAGAGGCCAGCAGCCAAGGTCACGCCCTGTTGCGCCAGTGCCTCCGCCCGGCCGCCGACGATTACCAGCAGCGCTGCCATTTGCAATTCCTCAATCAGATCGGATCGGCCATCGCAGCTctgccacaacaacaacaacatcaacaacaacaggagatGTTGAGCATCAAAACGGAGAAATCTTCTCCGGCCAGCGGCAACGGCAACAGTGGCGGCGGCAGCTATTGGCCCAACGGCAATCCCAACACGGCCCAGGGATTGGCTTCTGTTCTCAGTCTGGTCATGGAACAGGTCAACGAGGAAGTCCGTTCCACCTGCGAGATCCTCGGCGTTTCTCCCa aTCCGAGCCAGTGGTCGGTGGATGATGTCAGAGCTTGGCTGTTGTGGACGTCTAGACAGTGCGCCTTGGGCCCTTTCCCGCTGGAACGTTTCCACATGGAAGGAGCCGTGCTGGTGGCATTGACGGAGGAAGAATTCCGTTCCAGAGCGCCACAAGGTGGAGACACTCTCTACGCCAAATTGGACATTTGGCGCTCGGCTTGGAACCAGCgatcggcggcggcggctgcggcggccAAAGCGGCCGCCACCCCATCGACCCCCATGGGCGTGCCAACAATCCAGGTGGACGAACCCTGTGCGGATATGAGCGACCTGCTGGCGTGCTGGATCAACACCACGCAGGATCTCCAACAACCGCAGCAATGCTCttccggcaacaacaacatgctCTCGGTCGGACAGCACCTGCTGGCCGTTCCCAGTCCAGCATCGACCTCATCTCAACGCGGAGCCCTTTCTCCCTATTCGGATCACACGCATTCCGGCTCGGAAGACATGGCCTCTGAAA TGGAGGAAATTGAAGACGAGGAAGACGACGAGGAACGGGCAGGATCATCGGCTTCGTGCCGGACGGGACAAGCCACTGCGCCAGCGCCATCTCCCAACGGTTCGCACATTCACCTGTGGCAGTTTCTAAAAGAATTGCTGTCGCAGCCGACCGTTCACGGCTCAGCCATTCGCTGGCTGGACCGACAGAGGGGCGTGTTCAAAATCGAGGACAGCGTTCGGGTTGCCAAATTGTGGGGCAAGCGTAAAAACCGGCCGGCCATGAACTACGACAAGCTCAGCCGCTCCATCCGCCAATACTATCGTAAAGGCATCATGAAAAAGACGGAGCGGTCGCAGAGACTCGTCTACCAGTTCTGCCAGCCTTACGctctctaa